One window of Populus nigra chromosome 5, ddPopNigr1.1, whole genome shotgun sequence genomic DNA carries:
- the LOC133693428 gene encoding heavy metal-associated isoprenylated plant protein 34 isoform X1, producing MNKQEVMKMQQTHTLKVNIECHCDGCKKKIKKMLQKIEGVYTTTVNAEQGKVIVTGNVDPAKLIKQLEKSGKHAELWGGQKGSNNFQNVVNNQLKNMKIDGGKGGGGGGKDNKSPKGGKGQQVQTMQQMKGSKDVKMPPNKDQKAVKFNLNEDDFDSSDDEFDDDLDDDIDDEEEFGHDHGHNIPNKMMAMPMMGNGLPNKMMPMMGNGHGPHGMIAGPGFNDKMGGGGGGKAKKGGGDDVFEIPVVMKGKGDSKDGKKGGGGDGKNGKSKGENKKQDGRDKKDGKSGIGIGFLGFGKKSKKGEDSASKAAANKGSTGGNGNSNGNGTKKGGGKTDGVDDINKMKQGFHEIDGTGKAHKNPGQMGPMGHMGPMGHMGPMGGMGNVPTVHGLPAPAAMNGGGYYPGMGQANPYNQQQYMAMMMNQPRQNGNDMFQPMMYARPHPSINYMQPPIPPPTVSDQYTHFFNDENTDSCSIM from the exons ATGAATAAACAAGAGGTGATGAAGATGCAG CAGACTCATACTTTGAAAGTGAACATAGAGTGTCACTGTGATGGatgcaagaagaaaataaagaaaatgctCCAAAAAATTGAGG GGGTATATACAACCACAGTGAATGCAGAGCAAGGGAAGGTAATTGTGACAGGGAATGTTGATCCAGCGAAACTCATAAAGCAGCTCGAGAAGTCAGGGAAACATGCAGAGTTGTGGGGAGGCCAAAAGGGCTCTAACAACTTCCAAAACGTTGTCAATAATCAACTCAAGAACATGAAAATTGATGGTGGAAAaggtggcggcggcggcgggaAAGACAACAAATCTCCGAAGGGTGGAAAAGGTCAACAAGTACAAACGATGCAGCAGATGAAAGGTTCCAAGGATGTAAAGATGCCGCCAAATAAAGACCAGAAGGCTGTCAAGTTCAACCTGAATGAGGATGATTTTGATTCGAGTGATGACGAGTTTGATGATGATcttgatgatgatattgatgatgaGGAAGAATTTGGCCATGACCATGGCCATAATATACCAAACAAGATGATGGCCATGCCCATGATGGGTAATGGTTTGCCAAACAAGATGATGCCCATGATGGGTAATGGACATGGGCCTCATGGTATGATCGCTGGGCCTGGGTTTAATGATAAAATGGGTGGCGGGGGTGGTGGAAAGGCCAAGAAAGGTGGTGGTGATGATGTTTTTGAGATCCCTGTGGTAATGAAGGGCAAGGGAGACAGTAAAGATGGCAAgaaaggtggtggtggtgatggcaAGAACGGTAAAAGCAAGGGGGAGAACAAGAAACAAGATGGTAGAGATAAAAAAGATGGCAAGAGTGGTATTGGGATTGGGTTTCTGGGCTTTGGCAAGAAGAGTAAAAAGGGAGAGGATAGTGCTAGTAAGGCTGCAGCCAATAAAGGCAGCACAGGTGGAAATGGAAACAGTAATGGCAATGGGACCAAGAAGGGTGGTGGCAAAACCGATGGGGTCGATGATATTAACAAAATGAAACAAGGGTTCCATGAAATTGATGGGACAGGGAAAGCTCACAAGAATCCGGGCCAAATGGGTCCGATGGGTCATATGGGTCCGATGGGTCATATGGGTCCGATGGGAGGGATGGGCAATGTTCCAACAGTGCATGGACTGCCTGCACCAGCGGCAATGAATGGTGGTGGATATTATCCAGGAATGGGGCAAGCTAATCCTTACAATCAGCAGCAATACATGGCAATGATGATGAACCAGCCAAGGCAGAATGGGAATGACATGTTCCAACCAATGATGTATGCTCGCCCTCATCCTTCCATCAACTACATGCAGCCTCCGATACCACCACCTACGGTGTCCGATCAGTACACTCACTTCTTCAACGATGAGAATACCGATAGTTGCAGTATAATGTGA
- the LOC133693428 gene encoding heavy metal-associated isoprenylated plant protein 34 isoform X2 translates to MNKQEVMKMQTHTLKVNIECHCDGCKKKIKKMLQKIEGVYTTTVNAEQGKVIVTGNVDPAKLIKQLEKSGKHAELWGGQKGSNNFQNVVNNQLKNMKIDGGKGGGGGGKDNKSPKGGKGQQVQTMQQMKGSKDVKMPPNKDQKAVKFNLNEDDFDSSDDEFDDDLDDDIDDEEEFGHDHGHNIPNKMMAMPMMGNGLPNKMMPMMGNGHGPHGMIAGPGFNDKMGGGGGGKAKKGGGDDVFEIPVVMKGKGDSKDGKKGGGGDGKNGKSKGENKKQDGRDKKDGKSGIGIGFLGFGKKSKKGEDSASKAAANKGSTGGNGNSNGNGTKKGGGKTDGVDDINKMKQGFHEIDGTGKAHKNPGQMGPMGHMGPMGHMGPMGGMGNVPTVHGLPAPAAMNGGGYYPGMGQANPYNQQQYMAMMMNQPRQNGNDMFQPMMYARPHPSINYMQPPIPPPTVSDQYTHFFNDENTDSCSIM, encoded by the exons ATGAATAAACAAGAGGTGATGAAGATGCAG ACTCATACTTTGAAAGTGAACATAGAGTGTCACTGTGATGGatgcaagaagaaaataaagaaaatgctCCAAAAAATTGAGG GGGTATATACAACCACAGTGAATGCAGAGCAAGGGAAGGTAATTGTGACAGGGAATGTTGATCCAGCGAAACTCATAAAGCAGCTCGAGAAGTCAGGGAAACATGCAGAGTTGTGGGGAGGCCAAAAGGGCTCTAACAACTTCCAAAACGTTGTCAATAATCAACTCAAGAACATGAAAATTGATGGTGGAAAaggtggcggcggcggcgggaAAGACAACAAATCTCCGAAGGGTGGAAAAGGTCAACAAGTACAAACGATGCAGCAGATGAAAGGTTCCAAGGATGTAAAGATGCCGCCAAATAAAGACCAGAAGGCTGTCAAGTTCAACCTGAATGAGGATGATTTTGATTCGAGTGATGACGAGTTTGATGATGATcttgatgatgatattgatgatgaGGAAGAATTTGGCCATGACCATGGCCATAATATACCAAACAAGATGATGGCCATGCCCATGATGGGTAATGGTTTGCCAAACAAGATGATGCCCATGATGGGTAATGGACATGGGCCTCATGGTATGATCGCTGGGCCTGGGTTTAATGATAAAATGGGTGGCGGGGGTGGTGGAAAGGCCAAGAAAGGTGGTGGTGATGATGTTTTTGAGATCCCTGTGGTAATGAAGGGCAAGGGAGACAGTAAAGATGGCAAgaaaggtggtggtggtgatggcaAGAACGGTAAAAGCAAGGGGGAGAACAAGAAACAAGATGGTAGAGATAAAAAAGATGGCAAGAGTGGTATTGGGATTGGGTTTCTGGGCTTTGGCAAGAAGAGTAAAAAGGGAGAGGATAGTGCTAGTAAGGCTGCAGCCAATAAAGGCAGCACAGGTGGAAATGGAAACAGTAATGGCAATGGGACCAAGAAGGGTGGTGGCAAAACCGATGGGGTCGATGATATTAACAAAATGAAACAAGGGTTCCATGAAATTGATGGGACAGGGAAAGCTCACAAGAATCCGGGCCAAATGGGTCCGATGGGTCATATGGGTCCGATGGGTCATATGGGTCCGATGGGAGGGATGGGCAATGTTCCAACAGTGCATGGACTGCCTGCACCAGCGGCAATGAATGGTGGTGGATATTATCCAGGAATGGGGCAAGCTAATCCTTACAATCAGCAGCAATACATGGCAATGATGATGAACCAGCCAAGGCAGAATGGGAATGACATGTTCCAACCAATGATGTATGCTCGCCCTCATCCTTCCATCAACTACATGCAGCCTCCGATACCACCACCTACGGTGTCCGATCAGTACACTCACTTCTTCAACGATGAGAATACCGATAGTTGCAGTATAATGTGA